The genomic DNA GTGCCCGTCCGGATCGACGCCGTGACGCTGCAGGGCGGGGACGTGAATTTCAGCGACCGGTACGTGAAGCCGAACTACAGCGCGAACCTCGTCGAGATCGGGGGACGGGTGTCCGGACTCTCCTCGGACGAGTCGATGCTCGCGGACGTCGACCTCCGGGGGAAGCTGCAGAACTCGGCCCCCCTGGAGATCCGGGGGAAGATCAACCCGCTGGCGAAGGATCTGTTCCTGGACCTGAAGGTCGATTTCCGGGACATGGACCTTTCGCCGCTGACCCCGTATTCCGGCCGGTACGCCGGCTACGCGATCGAGAAGGGGAAGCTGACGCTGAACCTCGCCTACCATATCGAAAAGCGGAAGCTCGACGCCGGGAACAAGGTGTTCATCGACCAGTTCACCTTCGGGGAGGCGGTGGACAGCCCGGAGGCGACGAAGCTCCCGGTCCGGCTCGCGGTCGCCCTGCTCAAGGACCGCCGGGGGGAGATCCGCCTGGACATCCCCGTCACGGGCCGGATCGACGATCCGAAGTTCAGCGTGTGGAGGATCGTCTGGCAGGTCGTCGGAAACCTCCTGGCGAAAGCCGCCACCGCGCCCTTCGCCCTGATCGGGGCGCTGTTCGGGGGCGGGGGGGAGGAGCTCTCCTACGTCGAGTTCGACCCGGGGAGGTCCGACATCCCGGCTGCCGGCGCGGGGAAGCTGGCGAACCTCTCGAAGGCGCTGTACGAGCGTCCTTCCCTGAAGCTCGAAATCGCGGGGCACGCGGACCTCGAGCGGGACCGGGAGGAGCTCCGGAATATCCTTTTCCGGAGGAAGGTCGCCGCGCAGAAGGTGAAGGGGCTCGCGAGGTCCGGGCAGCCGGCGCCCGCGATCGACAACGTGCGCGTCGAACCCGCGGAATACCCGAAGTACCTTGAGGGCGCGTACCGGGAGGAGAAGTTCCCCAAGCCGCGGAATGCGCTCGGGATGGTGAAGGGGCTCCCCGCTCCCGAGATGGAGAAGCTGATGCTGGCGCACATCCGGGTGACGGACGGCGACCTGCGGCAGCTCGCCGTCGAGCGCGCGTCGAGGGTCCGCGACGCGCTGCTCGCGGACGGGAAGGTGGAGCCCGGCAGGATCTTCCTCGTGGAGCCGAAGGAGCTCGCTCCCGGGAAGAAGGAGAATTTAAGGGACAGCCGGGTCGATTTTTTGATCAAATAAGCGCTTGCGAATGAACAAACGATCCGTCAGGAGACGATATGGCCAGAATCCTGCCCCCCGAAGAGATCCACGCCCCCTGCGACCCGTCCCGTTTCCGCTTCAAGACGACGAAGGACCTTCCCCCGCTGGCGCGTTTCGTCGGCCAGGAGCGCGCCCTCGGCGCGATCGACTTCGGGCTGAACATGCGCAGCCTCGGCTTCAACATCTATGCCCTGGGGGAGAACGGCACGGGAAAGACCTCCGCCGTGCGCCAGTTCATCGCGGAGAAGGCGAAGGCGGAGCCCGTCCCCCGGGACTGGGTATACGTCTACAACTTCCGCGATACCGCGGAGCCGGTCGCCATTTCCCTCGCTCCGGGGCGCGGCATCGATTTCCAGCAGGACATGGCGGAGCTGGTGGGGTACCTGCGGGTGACGATCCCGAAGGTCTTCGACTCGAAGGAATACGATCAGCAGAAGAGCCGGATCGTCGAGGAGTTCCAGAACATGCAGAAGGAGCTCTTCGGCGCGTTCGAGGAGCAGGCCGAGGGGTGGGGATTCAAGGTGCACCGCGCGGTCAACGGCTACAACATCGTCGCGGTGAACGCGCAGGGGGAACCGATCAAGGAGGAGGAGTACGAGACCTTCGACGAGCAGAGAAAGAACGACATGCGGGTGCACGGGAAGCAGATCCAGGAGCGCCTGGAGGACGTCGTCCGCGTAATGAAGGAGGAGGACAAGAAGACCAAGAGGGCTCTGGCCGACCTCGAGCGGACCGCGGCGCTTTCCGTGCTGGGGCGCGGCATAGAGGACATGCGGCGGAAGCACGAAGACAACGAGAAGGTGAAGCTGTACCTCGACGAGGTGCGGGAGGACGTCCTGACGAATCTCGACGATTTCAAGGGGGGCGGCGAGCCGCAGCCGCCTCCGCAGATGCCGTTCCTCAAGATCCCGAAGCCGGAACCAGATTTCCAGCGCTACTCGGTGAACGTGATCGTGAACAACCTGGGAGCGGAAGGGGCCCCCGTCGTGTTCGAGAGCAACCCGACCTACTTCAACCTCTTCGGACGGGTGGAGCACAAGCTGCAGATGGGGGCGGCCGTCACCGATTTCACCATGATCCGCGGAGGGGCGCTCCACAAGGCGAACGGCGGCTTCCTGGTCCTCCAGGCGATCGACCTGCTCCGGAACATGTTCTCCTACGACGCCCTGAAGCGGGCCGTGCGGCAGGAGGAGGTCCGCATCGAGGACGTGGCGGAGCAGTACCGCCTCGTGTCCACAGCGGTGCTGAAGCCGGAGCCGATTCCTTTGAAGGTGAAGATCGTCCTGATCGGCAACCCGGAGCTTTACTACATGCTGTACAACCTCGACGAGGATTACCGCGAACTTTTCAAGGTGAAGGCGGACTTCGACCACCGGATCGAGCGGACGGACGACACCATGGATCATTACGCCCGGTTCGTGGCGACCAAGACGCAGGAGGAGGGGCTGCTCCCGTTCGACCCGGACGGCGTGGCGAAGGTGGTCGATTTCGGCGTCCGGCTGGCGGAGGACCAGGAGAAGCTTTCCACGAAATTCAGCGACATCTCCAACCTGCTGCGGGAGGCGCACTACTGGGCGTCGAAGGAGAAGGCCGACGCGGTCTCCGGATCCCACGTGAAGAAGGCGCTCCGGGCGAAGATCCACCGGAACAGCCTGGTCGAGGACCGGATGCGGGACCTGACCGCCGAGGGGTCCTTCATCGTCGAGACCGGCGGAGAGCTCGCGGGACAGGTGAACGGGCTTGCCGTCTACGACGCGGGCGACCACAGCTTCGGGAAGGCGTCCCGAATCACCGCGACGGTGTACGTCGGCAGGGGCGGGGTCCTGAACATCGAGCGCCAGACGAAGATGTCGGGGAAGATCCACGAAAAGGCGGTCCTCATCCTTTCGAACTGGCTCGGACGGATGTTCGCTGCGCGGGCGCCGATCAGCCTCACCGCGTCGCTGACGTTCGAGCAGCTCTACGGGATGATCGAGGGCGACTCCGCGACCTGCGCGGAGCTCTACGCGCTGCTGTCGGCCATCTCCGGAGCGCCGATACGGCAGGGGATCGCGATCACCGGGTCGATGGACCAGAACGGCACCGTGCAGCCCATCGGAGGGGTCAACCAGAAGATCGAGGGGTTCTTCGACCTGTGCGCGCTGCGCGGGCTCGACGGCTCCCACGGCGTCATCATCCCGAGCCGGAACCGGCGGAATCTGATGCTGAAGGAAGAGGTCGTGGAGGCGGTCCGCTCCGGGAAGTTCCGCATCCACGAGATCGACCGGATCGAGGAGGGGATCCCGATCCTGACGGGGCTTCCGGCGGGGGAGGCGGGTGCGGACGGAGCGTATCCCGAGGGCACCTTCTACCGGAAGGTCGCCGACCGGCTGGACGCGCTGCGCAAGGCGGCGAAGGGTGCGGAGGGGGAGAAGGAGAAGGAGAGCGGGGAGGACGACGGGGGCGGGTGCGGGTCCTGCGGGGTCACCGGCCCGCCAGCGTGACCCCCGCGAGGATCAGCGCGATGCCCGCCATGTGGAAATGGCGGAACGTCTCGCCGAGGAGGAGCACCGCCAGCAGCGAGCCGAACGCCGGCATCAGGTGGAGGAACGCCCCGGCGCGGTTCGCCCCCAGCTCCTCCACCGCCTGGTTCCAGAAGACGTAGGCCGCCAGCGACGCCAGGAGCGCGAGGTAGAGCAGGCTCCCGGCCGTGGGGGCGTCGAACGCGATCCGCAATCCCCTGGAGATCTCCCATGCGTACAGGGGGGCCAGGCACGCCACGCCGACCCCCATAAGGACGGTCAGCAGCGCCAGCGGGTGGAGCCCCTCCGGCCGCCGCTTCAGCAATATCGTGTAGAACGCCCAGCAGAAGACCGCCGTCAGCACCCAGAGGTCGCCCCGGTTGAACGACAGCGAGAGAAGCGTGTCGAGGGAGCCGCGGGAGACGATCGTCGCCACGCCGAGCAGGGAGACGGCGATCCCGACGCACTGCCGGGAGGTCGCCATCTGGCTGCGGAGGACGAAGGAGATCGCAAGGATGAAGGCGGGACACGCCGAGTTCAGCAGGATCGCGTTCGTGGCGGTCGTCTCGTGGAGGCCGATGTAGACCAGCGTGTTGAACGAGCCGATCCCCAAGATGCCGAGCGGCAGCACCGTCCTCCACGACCGGAGGATCTCCGGGAACCTCTCTTTTAGATGCGGCCAGGAGAAGGGGAGCAGCACCGCCAGCGCCAGCGCCCAGCGCCAGAAGGCCATGCCGATCGGCGGGATGCGCGCGCTGACCGCCCGGCCGAGTACGAAGTTCCCGGACCAGAAGAGGGTGGCCAGGACGAGGAGAAGGGCGGGGTGGGCCGGGACGTGTCGCGGTCGCAAGGCGCGGCCCTCCCCCGGGATGCGTCGGGCCTACTTCCGGAAGGCCCGCGCGGGAGCGGAGGCGTCCCGGTGCTGGGTCTTCCTGCCGCCGGAGCCGGCGGTCGGACGGGCTTCCTCCTCCGTGTGCCTCGAGGCGCGGGAAGGGGGGCTCCCCCCCGGCGCGGAGCGCATCGACGAGAGGAATGACGCGTCTACGGTGATCATGTAGGGGCGGTGCCGCGGCTCCATGCGTCCCGTCTCGAGCACGGTCGGAGGGCCCGCCTTCGCCGGGGAGGCGAACGGGTGCTCCGTCGCGACCGTGAGGTGCTTCCGGATCAGCCGCTCGATCTCCGCCAGCAGCGGCCGCTCCTCGAAGGCGCAGAAGGACACCGCGATGCCCGACAGGCCGGCGCGGCCGGTGCGCCCGATGCGGTGCACGTACGCCTCCGGCTCGTTGGGCAGGTCGTAGTTGAAGACGTGGGACAGCTCGACGATGTCCAGCCCCCTGGCGGCGATGTCCGTG from Thermodesulfobacteriota bacterium includes the following:
- a CDS encoding ATP-binding protein yields the protein MARILPPEEIHAPCDPSRFRFKTTKDLPPLARFVGQERALGAIDFGLNMRSLGFNIYALGENGTGKTSAVRQFIAEKAKAEPVPRDWVYVYNFRDTAEPVAISLAPGRGIDFQQDMAELVGYLRVTIPKVFDSKEYDQQKSRIVEEFQNMQKELFGAFEEQAEGWGFKVHRAVNGYNIVAVNAQGEPIKEEEYETFDEQRKNDMRVHGKQIQERLEDVVRVMKEEDKKTKRALADLERTAALSVLGRGIEDMRRKHEDNEKVKLYLDEVREDVLTNLDDFKGGGEPQPPPQMPFLKIPKPEPDFQRYSVNVIVNNLGAEGAPVVFESNPTYFNLFGRVEHKLQMGAAVTDFTMIRGGALHKANGGFLVLQAIDLLRNMFSYDALKRAVRQEEVRIEDVAEQYRLVSTAVLKPEPIPLKVKIVLIGNPELYYMLYNLDEDYRELFKVKADFDHRIERTDDTMDHYARFVATKTQEEGLLPFDPDGVAKVVDFGVRLAEDQEKLSTKFSDISNLLREAHYWASKEKADAVSGSHVKKALRAKIHRNSLVEDRMRDLTAEGSFIVETGGELAGQVNGLAVYDAGDHSFGKASRITATVYVGRGGVLNIERQTKMSGKIHEKAVLILSNWLGRMFAARAPISLTASLTFEQLYGMIEGDSATCAELYALLSAISGAPIRQGIAITGSMDQNGTVQPIGGVNQKIEGFFDLCALRGLDGSHGVIIPSRNRRNLMLKEEVVEAVRSGKFRIHEIDRIEEGIPILTGLPAGEAGADGAYPEGTFYRKVADRLDALRKAAKGAEGEKEKESGEDDGGGCGSCGVTGPPA
- a CDS encoding DMT family transporter, translating into MRPRHVPAHPALLLVLATLFWSGNFVLGRAVSARIPPIGMAFWRWALALAVLLPFSWPHLKERFPEILRSWRTVLPLGILGIGSFNTLVYIGLHETTATNAILLNSACPAFILAISFVLRSQMATSRQCVGIAVSLLGVATIVSRGSLDTLLSLSFNRGDLWVLTAVFCWAFYTILLKRRPEGLHPLALLTVLMGVGVACLAPLYAWEISRGLRIAFDAPTAGSLLYLALLASLAAYVFWNQAVEELGANRAGAFLHLMPAFGSLLAVLLLGETFRHFHMAGIALILAGVTLAGR